GGTTTCCGAAGCTATGTCAGAGGTACTGCCTCCTCCTCCGTGGACTCAGGTAACTCGCTTCTGAGATAAGATTCCTCTTATCATCCCGGACACACAACCCGTCAAGTTATTTCACCTTTACGTTTACATGGTCACAAATTGTTCCCAATCCAgccaaaacaagtcattaaatatatttatttacatttggATCGAGTTCTCATTAATGAGGACTTCACCAGGAGAGGCATTCCCTGTGTCTGGTCTTCCAAGAGCGCTTCCTGTACCAGGTCTGGATGACGTTCCTGGCCGAGATCCTGGTGTTTCCGCCCTGGCGCCAGTCTTAGGTCTCGGCGGCAGGTCCGGTGGTTGTCCAGTCATTGGCCTCCCCTGGCTAGTCGGCGGCCTCCTGACTCCGGTCATGGGTCTTGCCTGACCCGTAGCTGGCCTGATCTCCTCCGCAGTCTCATCTGGGTCGTCCGGTGTTGTCCTCGCGCTCTCGGACTCGCGCGCGTTCACATCCACAGTTACCTCGCTACTCTCCCCGGATATGCTGTCGTTGTCGATAGTCGGCTGCCTGACGATTGTCTCCTCTTCATTCTCAACAGCCTCTGTCTCCTCTTCCTTCGCAGCGGTGGTCGGCCGACTGGTGATGTCGGCAGAGTTGAAAGCAGTGGTATCGACAGCAGGATTCTCCACATCTGGTAACCCTTGGTTACTCTGGGTATTTCCTCCACCGCCTAAACCCAGTAAACTATTCTTGATATTCGACATGGACGCTTTGATGTAACTGCCAAACTCCTTCAGCGGGTTCTCCACCATGTCCGGATTCCCGCTGATTGTGCTGATCTGCGGGTCATTCGAGTTCTGCAGTTTCCTCCTCGCGAACTTTGATTTATAGCCGCTGTAGCCAATCCTGAGCGGGTTCTGCTCCTTGCAGCAGCAGTCACAGCAGATCTTTAAGCCACATGACCTCAGCGCCACACACAGACAGATGAGTGCTGGGATACCGCCGAGGATGGCTGCACAGATAATGCCAATCTTCTCGATGTCCAGTGAActtttgttttcaaaaacaGTCGTCGTCTGCTCAGGGGTGGATTCGGTGGTTTTTGCGGCTCTCCGGATACGTTTCCGACGCGACAGCAGCCGTTGCGTCTCGGATGTTTTATGATGTCTGAATCTTCTTCCCGGCGCAACATGGGTGTCGACTGCAACACTTTTGTCACTTCCCTCCAACTCAGCACGGAAGGCCCGAGCTTGGTTCACGAAGTTCTGGCCGTCGTGGGGCCGATTCTCGTTTGAACTTAATTTTGGCCCATTGGATTTTTCTTTTGTGTCTGGAGCTTTCTTGGCGAATTCAGACCCCGTGTGTCGCTTCTCAGGTTTGTGTTCAGGCCCTGTAATGAGACAAGAATGGAAATTTAATCAAGTTGTCTGACCAACAAAGATCACGCTCAGGAGCGAGGATTTCGTCATTTCCATGCCacgcatcctgagcttcagggccttttCAATTGGCACTCGGCACGTGTGCGACGGTATCGCTGCCTGTGACTGACCATGGTATTCGAAGGCTAGAAAAACTTCCTTCTGCTTTTTGTCTGCTAGTCACACctaggtacagtggaaccccggtcggcgaccactccggtaacgcgaccaccccgctatgtcgaccaagaatcgccggcaccgaatggtttcctctctaattaccattacaaggcccccggtaacacgataTGATGACGATTGGACTGTCTCGGGAGTTTACTTTTTTGATGCTCTGAACTATTTGAGAACATGAAATGTCGTCCTCAATCAGACGACGCAGTTACCAGAACAGACCCTCTGTCTCGACAACTCTCCGCCAGATAATCAGATAGACACAACATAGAA
Above is a window of Lineus longissimus chromosome 3, tnLinLong1.2, whole genome shotgun sequence DNA encoding:
- the LOC135484947 gene encoding uncharacterized protein LOC135484947 — its product is MKFKIFVVVLLFVLDCSEINSETGPEHKPEKRHTGSEFAKKAPDTKEKSNGPKLSSNENRPHDGQNFVNQARAFRAELEGSDKSVAVDTHVAPGRRFRHHKTSETQRLLSRRKRIRRAAKTTESTPEQTTTVFENKSSLDIEKIGIICAAILGGIPALICLCVALRSCGLKICCDCCCKEQNPLRIGYSGYKSKFARRKLQNSNDPQISTISGNPDMVENPLKEFGSYIKASMSNIKNSLLGLGGGGNTQSNQGLPDVENPAVDTTAFNSADITSRPTTAAKEEETEAVENEEETIVRQPTIDNDSISGESSEVTVDVNARESESARTTPDDPDETAEEIRPATGQARPMTGVRRPPTSQGRPMTGQPPDLPPRPKTGARAETPGSRPGTSSRPGTGSALGRPDTGNASPGEVLINENSIQM